Proteins co-encoded in one Papaver somniferum cultivar HN1 chromosome 5, ASM357369v1, whole genome shotgun sequence genomic window:
- the LOC113280865 gene encoding uncharacterized protein LOC113280865 isoform X2, which translates to MDSIEALVANIIGLSEEDKITQLHRLLKQSEDLIQIMSPYLGQYLDQLDCQKHSLGYLFLLKAYLSTPAAKEQAELIPLVVRFIKSCVAEQIRLEPKKFTYVCKTLNCLVVQRQVPIMGIAPLQEAVRKLQTSSGRLTALHSEFLLVCLHAKCYRIGYSTLKEDIFEVDQPRDLFLYCYYGGMICIGQKQFRQAIQLLDIVVTAPTQSLNCIAMEAYKKYILVNLIQNGQFSATFPERASSVAQRSLQHFSQPYLDLATSYGTGKIAELENCVATHREKFESDINLELVNQVISSLYKRNIQRLSLQDIAVQPNTPKKAEMRVHQMIGDGEIFATINQKDGMVCISEESEQCKSYETTESIDSSIKRIMSLTKKLNSVHEVISCDPCRLLIAWGTTIFGIANKCGKFVAADSRSVGYDGKIDDFSLKIHEIATNLMAATAGCTAWSLPIVCDLQAQVGKGKNTTVEYCISYAKWFFSRKDYVADKNIFSQIPQNFDIQNEKCGILFVGFHEGKTQMCYISNDGNKKCVEVVEEPCYLKTGQRASFIGLGSGSDYLYEHISADEMDSIKNGKEDSEFYYKVMVKALRNSALRDPEYTGGFAKVFWITDSCIIEKKEALLSYPLDFKAWVKLIVDTETAAEGDLSKIEAVYDAFLTEFPMCCGYWMKYVHHEACLGTLDKVEEVYERAIKFVAYSVDIWLHYCKFAVLNHRCFEAVLKLAKLKSKSDVSEVGVSKYDANAVRRLFQRGLLHVGTNYVSFLLWNEYIKFEESLGERGHAAVIYKNLLAVPIKDRNSIFKRCSSDSCHNVLLKDSSLQKQSGIRLRKRKNLLKGSSSLKKLLGPLTSMCPTLMSRSLQLGESI; encoded by the exons ATGGATTCCATTGAAGCTCTAGTTGCGAATATAATAGGTTTATCAGAGGAGGATAAAATAACACAGCTTCATAGATTACTGAAACAATCTGAAGATCTTATTCAAATCATGTCTCCTTATTTAGGTCAATACTTGGATCAACTAGATTGTCAGAAGCATTCTCTTGGTTATCTATTCttact GAAAGCATATCTTTCTACTCCAGCAGCAAAGGAGCAAGCTGAACTTATTCCTTTAGTTGTTCGTTTTATCAAGTCTTGTGTGGCAGAGCAGATACGACTGGAACCTAAAAAAT TTACGTATGTTTGCAAGACTTTAAACTGTCTTGTTGTGCAGCGCCAAGTGCCGATAATGGGGATAGCTCCCCTACAAGAAGCGGTTCGGAAGCTCCAGACTTCTTCTGGACGCTTAACAGCTTTACATTCAGAGTTTCTTCTTGTTTGCTTACACGCGAAGTGTTACAGAATTGGTTATAGCACATTGAAGGAGGATATCTTTGAGGTTGATCAGCCAAGAGACCTCTTCCTCTACTGTTATTATGG GGGGATGATATGCATTGGCCAAAAGCAATTCCGCCAAGCCATTCAACTCCTAGACATT GTCGTTACAGCACCAACGCAATCTCTAAATTGTATAGCCATGGAAGCGTACAAAAAGTACATTCTGGTTAATCTCATTCAGAACGGACAG TTTTCTGCTACTTTCCCCGAGCGCGCTTCTTCAGTTGCGCAGAGGAGTCTACAACACTTCAGTCAG CCTTACCTTGATTTGGCAACAAGTTATGGCACTGGGAAAATTGCCGAGTTAGAGAATTGTGTGGCGACACATAGGGAGAAGTTTGAATCT GACATTAATCTTGAACTAGTGAATCAGGTTATATCGTCTCTGTACAAGCGTAACATCCAGAGGCTCTCTCTTCAAGATATAGCTGTCCAGCCGAATACACCAAAGAAAGCTGAGATGCGTGTCCATCAAATG ATTGGAGATGGTGAGATCTTCGCAACCATTAACCAGAAGGATGGAATGGTTTGCATCTCTGAGGAGTCAGAACAATGTAAAAGCTATGAGACGACAGAGAGTATTGACTCGTCGATTAAGAG GATTATGTCGTTAACAAAGAAGCTGAATTCCGTGCATGAAGTTATATCATGTGACCCTTGTCGTCTTCTTATTGCTTGGGGAACAACAATTTTCGGCATTGCCAACAAATGTGGAAAATTTGTTGCGGCGGATAGCCGAAGTGTGGGATATGATGGTAAGATTGATGACTTCTCCCTGAAGATCCATGAGATAGCAACTAATTTGATGGCCGCAACTGCGGGCTGTACTGCCTGGAGTCTTCCGATTGTCTGTGATTTGCAGGCCCAG GTCGGAAAGGGTAAGAACACAACAGTCGAATATTGTATATCATACGCTAAGTGGTTCTTCAGCAGGAAGGATTATGTGGCTGATAAAAATATTTTCAGTCAAATACCCCAGAATTTTGATATTCAAAATGAAAAGTGCGGAATTTTGTTTGTTGGATTTCATGAGGGTAAGACTCAGATGTGCTATATTAGCAATGATGGCAACAAAAAATGTGTAGAAGTTGTGGAGGAGCCCTGCTATCTTAAAACCGGACAACGTGCTTCGTTCATAGGTTTGGGGTCTGGTTCAGATTATTTATATGAGCATATTTCAGCTGATGAAATGGATTCAATTAAAAATGGCAAAGAAGATAGTGAATTTTACTATAAAGTTATGGTAAAAGCACTACGAAATTCAGCACTACGGGATCCCGAATACACGGGTGGCTTTGCAAAAG TCTTTTGGATCACTGACTCGTGTATCATCGAAAAGAAAGAAGCACTTCTATCTTACCCGTTAGACTTCAAAGCTTGGGTTAAACTGATTGTGGATACAGAAACTGCTGCAGAG GGCGATTTATCAAAAATCGAGGCAGTTTATGATGCCTTCTTAACAGAGTTCCCGATGTGCTGTGGTTACTGGATGAAGTATGTACATCATGAAGCATGCCTGGGCACTCTCGACAAAGTCGAGGAGGTGTATGAGCGGGCGATCAAATTCGTGGCTTATTCTGTAGACATTTGGTTGCATTATTGTAAGTTTGCCGTGTTAAACCACCGATGTTTTGAAGCGGTATTGAAGTTAGCCAAGTTGAAGTCGAAGTCTGACGTGTCGGAGGTTGGCGTGTCGAAGTATGATGCTAATGCTGTTCGAAG GCTGTTCCAAAGGGGTTTGCTTCATGTCGGGACTAATTACGTGTCGTTTCTTCTCTGGAATGAATATATCAAGTTCGAAGAGTCGCTGGGAGAGAGGGGTCACGCTGCTGTGATTTACAAGAACCTTCTCGCAGTTCCAATTAAAGATCGTAATTCCATTTTCAAAAG ATGCTCAAGCGATTCTTGTCATAATGTTCTTCTGAAGG ATTCCAGCTTACAAAAGCAGAGTGGAATACGTTTGAGAAAACGGAAAAATTTGCTCAAAGGATCCTCCAGTTTGAAGAAGCTATTAGGACCCCTTACTTCCATGTGTCCCACCCTGATGAGTCGGAGCTTGCAGCTTGGCGAAAGTATCTAG
- the LOC113280865 gene encoding uncharacterized protein LOC113280865 isoform X1, with amino-acid sequence MDSIEALVANIIGLSEEDKITQLHRLLKQSEDLIQIMSPYLGQYLDQLDCQKHSLGYLFLLKAYLSTPAAKEQAELIPLVVRFIKSCVAEQIRLEPKKFTYVCKTLNCLVVQRQVPIMGIAPLQEAVRKLQTSSGRLTALHSEFLLVCLHAKCYRIGYSTLKEDIFEVDQPRDLFLYCYYGGMICIGQKQFRQAIQLLDIVVTAPTQSLNCIAMEAYKKYILVNLIQNGQFSATFPERASSVAQRSLQHFSQPYLDLATSYGTGKIAELENCVATHREKFESDINLELVNQVISSLYKRNIQRLSLQDIAVQPNTPKKAEMRVHQMIGDGEIFATINQKDGMVCISEESEQCKSYETTESIDSSIKRIMSLTKKLNSVHEVISCDPCRLLIAWGTTIFGIANKCGKFVAADSRSVGYDGKIDDFSLKIHEIATNLMAATAGCTAWSLPIVCDLQAQVGKGKNTTVEYCISYAKWFFSRKDYVADKNIFSQIPQNFDIQNEKCGILFVGFHEGKTQMCYISNDGNKKCVEVVEEPCYLKTGQRASFIGLGSGSDYLYEHISADEMDSIKNGKEDSEFYYKVMVKALRNSALRDPEYTGGFAKVFWITDSCIIEKKEALLSYPLDFKAWVKLIVDTETAAEGDLSKIEAVYDAFLTEFPMCCGYWMKYVHHEACLGTLDKVEEVYERAIKFVAYSVDIWLHYCKFAVLNHRCFEAVLKLAKLKSKSDVSEVGVSKYDANAVRRLFQRGLLHVGTNYVSFLLWNEYIKFEESLGERGHAAVIYKNLLAVPIKDRNSIFKRFQLTKAEWNTFEKTEKFAQRILQFEEAIRTPYFHVSHPDESELAAWRKYLDFIELEGDFAKQHLKGEMNY; translated from the exons ATGGATTCCATTGAAGCTCTAGTTGCGAATATAATAGGTTTATCAGAGGAGGATAAAATAACACAGCTTCATAGATTACTGAAACAATCTGAAGATCTTATTCAAATCATGTCTCCTTATTTAGGTCAATACTTGGATCAACTAGATTGTCAGAAGCATTCTCTTGGTTATCTATTCttact GAAAGCATATCTTTCTACTCCAGCAGCAAAGGAGCAAGCTGAACTTATTCCTTTAGTTGTTCGTTTTATCAAGTCTTGTGTGGCAGAGCAGATACGACTGGAACCTAAAAAAT TTACGTATGTTTGCAAGACTTTAAACTGTCTTGTTGTGCAGCGCCAAGTGCCGATAATGGGGATAGCTCCCCTACAAGAAGCGGTTCGGAAGCTCCAGACTTCTTCTGGACGCTTAACAGCTTTACATTCAGAGTTTCTTCTTGTTTGCTTACACGCGAAGTGTTACAGAATTGGTTATAGCACATTGAAGGAGGATATCTTTGAGGTTGATCAGCCAAGAGACCTCTTCCTCTACTGTTATTATGG GGGGATGATATGCATTGGCCAAAAGCAATTCCGCCAAGCCATTCAACTCCTAGACATT GTCGTTACAGCACCAACGCAATCTCTAAATTGTATAGCCATGGAAGCGTACAAAAAGTACATTCTGGTTAATCTCATTCAGAACGGACAG TTTTCTGCTACTTTCCCCGAGCGCGCTTCTTCAGTTGCGCAGAGGAGTCTACAACACTTCAGTCAG CCTTACCTTGATTTGGCAACAAGTTATGGCACTGGGAAAATTGCCGAGTTAGAGAATTGTGTGGCGACACATAGGGAGAAGTTTGAATCT GACATTAATCTTGAACTAGTGAATCAGGTTATATCGTCTCTGTACAAGCGTAACATCCAGAGGCTCTCTCTTCAAGATATAGCTGTCCAGCCGAATACACCAAAGAAAGCTGAGATGCGTGTCCATCAAATG ATTGGAGATGGTGAGATCTTCGCAACCATTAACCAGAAGGATGGAATGGTTTGCATCTCTGAGGAGTCAGAACAATGTAAAAGCTATGAGACGACAGAGAGTATTGACTCGTCGATTAAGAG GATTATGTCGTTAACAAAGAAGCTGAATTCCGTGCATGAAGTTATATCATGTGACCCTTGTCGTCTTCTTATTGCTTGGGGAACAACAATTTTCGGCATTGCCAACAAATGTGGAAAATTTGTTGCGGCGGATAGCCGAAGTGTGGGATATGATGGTAAGATTGATGACTTCTCCCTGAAGATCCATGAGATAGCAACTAATTTGATGGCCGCAACTGCGGGCTGTACTGCCTGGAGTCTTCCGATTGTCTGTGATTTGCAGGCCCAG GTCGGAAAGGGTAAGAACACAACAGTCGAATATTGTATATCATACGCTAAGTGGTTCTTCAGCAGGAAGGATTATGTGGCTGATAAAAATATTTTCAGTCAAATACCCCAGAATTTTGATATTCAAAATGAAAAGTGCGGAATTTTGTTTGTTGGATTTCATGAGGGTAAGACTCAGATGTGCTATATTAGCAATGATGGCAACAAAAAATGTGTAGAAGTTGTGGAGGAGCCCTGCTATCTTAAAACCGGACAACGTGCTTCGTTCATAGGTTTGGGGTCTGGTTCAGATTATTTATATGAGCATATTTCAGCTGATGAAATGGATTCAATTAAAAATGGCAAAGAAGATAGTGAATTTTACTATAAAGTTATGGTAAAAGCACTACGAAATTCAGCACTACGGGATCCCGAATACACGGGTGGCTTTGCAAAAG TCTTTTGGATCACTGACTCGTGTATCATCGAAAAGAAAGAAGCACTTCTATCTTACCCGTTAGACTTCAAAGCTTGGGTTAAACTGATTGTGGATACAGAAACTGCTGCAGAG GGCGATTTATCAAAAATCGAGGCAGTTTATGATGCCTTCTTAACAGAGTTCCCGATGTGCTGTGGTTACTGGATGAAGTATGTACATCATGAAGCATGCCTGGGCACTCTCGACAAAGTCGAGGAGGTGTATGAGCGGGCGATCAAATTCGTGGCTTATTCTGTAGACATTTGGTTGCATTATTGTAAGTTTGCCGTGTTAAACCACCGATGTTTTGAAGCGGTATTGAAGTTAGCCAAGTTGAAGTCGAAGTCTGACGTGTCGGAGGTTGGCGTGTCGAAGTATGATGCTAATGCTGTTCGAAG GCTGTTCCAAAGGGGTTTGCTTCATGTCGGGACTAATTACGTGTCGTTTCTTCTCTGGAATGAATATATCAAGTTCGAAGAGTCGCTGGGAGAGAGGGGTCACGCTGCTGTGATTTACAAGAACCTTCTCGCAGTTCCAATTAAAGATCGTAATTCCATTTTCAAAAG ATTCCAGCTTACAAAAGCAGAGTGGAATACGTTTGAGAAAACGGAAAAATTTGCTCAAAGGATCCTCCAGTTTGAAGAAGCTATTAGGACCCCTTACTTCCATGTGTCCCACCCTGATGAGTCGGAGCTTGCAGCTTGGCGAAAGTATCTAGACTTTATAGAACTAGAAGGTGACTTTGCAAAG CAACATTTAAAAGGGGAAATGAACTATTGA